The following is a genomic window from Ethanoligenens harbinense YUAN-3.
CGGAAGGTTCCATCCAAACAGGCACATGACCGCCGCTTCTCCAGCATACGAACCACTTCAACAGAATCCTGCATTTTCCGCACGAAAATTCTTGACATCCATTTTACAATATGGTATGATGTTCAAGCGCCGTTTTGAACGGTGCACTGAACATCTGAATCTTGCTGGTGTAGCTCAGTTGGTAGAGCAGCTGATTTGTAATCAGCAGGTCGGGGGTTCAAGTCCGTCCACCAGCTCCAGGCGTACGCCGCCTGCCGCGCACATACAGGCAGGACAAACTGCATATCGTTCATGGAGGGATTCCCGAGTGGCCAAAGGGGGCAGACTGTAAATCTGTTGTCGGAAGACTTCGATGGTCCGAATCCATCTCCCTCCACCAGGCGGTGTTTTACCGCACCATAAGGCGCATCTGCAATAGCGGATGCGCCTGTTTGTTTTGTCCTTTTCATTCACCGGCCCCCAATCCGCAGCGAGCGTGACCTCCGCACACCCTGTTTCCCCATCCGTACAAAAGCGCCCGATGCCTGGCAGCCGGAACCCGGCACTGCCGCGCATTGGGCGTTTTGGTTTACCATGTCGGACAAATTTCTCTATTTTCTTGGAGTTTATTTATTCTGGCAAACAAACCATCTGGACGTTCGGGGAATATATACAGCATGCTAAACAAATCTTCACGGCGCACAAGGTTCTCCCCTGCGGGTCACCAGTCTTCGGAATCCGGCTGGCCGGGGTCGGTTTCCTCCAGCAGACCGAATTTCATCCGGATGCGCTCCAGCTTTTTGCAGAGCGGCCTTTCCAAAACAAACAAAAAAAACGCGGTCGCCGCACCCAGGATCGTATCGAACAAAAAACCGGACGCATAAGCCGCCAAAAGGAGCTGCCAAGTGAAACGGCTGGTAAACGCGGAAACCGACCAGACGTCAATGATCAGTCCATACAGATATCCCGAAAGAAATCCAAACAGGCAGACGCTCCAGCGGTGCCGGAGCCAGCCGGAACGACGCAGCAGCCCCGCCAGAAACCCGATCATGCCGCAGCAGAACATCTGCCAGGGCGTCCACGGCCCCTGCCCGAAAAACAGGTTGGAGGCGAGCATGGCCACCGCCCCTGTTAAAAAACCCGCTTCCGGCCCAAACGCAAAGGCGGTGATGATCACCACCGCGACAATGGGCTTGAATTGCGGCAGCGCGGCAAATGCCAGTCTGCCCGCAGCCGCCACCGCCGCCATGACCGCGATGGGAACCAGTTCCCGCGCTTTTGGTTTTCGCTTTTCAAACACCAGAAAAAACGGCAGCATCGAAAGCAGCAGCACAACCGGGCTGACGACGGCATAGGTGCGGTTGCCCAGCGCCACCCCTGCCGCCAGCATGCATGGTATGACCACCAGCAGCAGAACCGAGGCCACTTTCAGCCGCAGGGAGTTTCGCTTGACCGACATCTTTGCACCACCTCCTCGCATGTGACCGCATCCGGAAAGACCCGGCGGGCGATGCGGTTGGCCGCCGAGGTGTAGAAATTGTTGCCCGCGAAAAACGGGACCGGAGCGTCCTCGGAAACCACCGTACCGTTGAAAAACAACAGACAGCGGTCGGCAAAGGATGCCGCGAACTCCACATCGTGGGTCGCCATCAAAATGGCCGTCCCCTGCCCCGCCAAGCGCCGGAGCACAGCGGCAAACGCCTGCTTGAACGGGGCGTCCAGCCCTTTGGTGGGCTCGTCCAGCAGGATGACGCGCGGGCCGCGCAGCAGCAGTTTGGCAAACGCGGCCTTCTGCTGCTCGCCGCCGCTCAGGTCATAGGGGTGCCGCTCCAACAGAGCTTCCAGTTCCATCTCCCTCACCACGTCCGCAAGCCGTTCGCCGTCGTCCGCTTCGGCCAGATCCTCCCGCACGGTGTCTTTCACAAACAGCAGCTGCGGGTCCTGCGGCAGCATCGCCACGACGCCGCGGTACTGCTCCGCGCCGCCGTATGCCGTGCTTTTTTCCCCGAGCAGTTCCAGCGTGCCGCGGTGAGGCCGGTGCAACCCGGCGATCGTTTCCAGCACCGTGCTCTTGCCCACGCCGTTTCCGCCGAGCAGACAGGCGATCTGCCCGCCGTACACCTTCATCGAGGCACCCCGCAGTACATCCCGCCCCTTTTTGTCATATCGAAACCAGACGTCCCACATCCGCACGGCGGGAATCGCCTTGCCGTCAGCCTGCGTTTTGGACGGCACACCTGCTTCAGTTCCCTGCACGGCGGGCACTGGGCAATGCCGCTGCAGCCAGCGGCTGCCCTCCCGGACCGTCAGCGGACACTCCCCTGTGCCGCCCGCCCCGGCATAGATGCGCGCGGCCGCCGGGAACCCCGCAAACAGCGCATGCTCCGCCCCGCCGGAAGCAAATGCCTCCGCCACCCGGCGGGGCGTGTCGCAGCAGAGGAGCCGGCCGCCGTCCATCACGGCCACCCGGTCTGCCATGGGGAACACCTCTTCGAGCCGGTGCTCGGTCAGCACCACCGTCACCGCAAGCGTGCGGTTGATGCGCCGCACCGTTTCCAGAAAATCTGCGGCGGCAATGGGGTCGAGCTGGGCGGTCGGCTCGTCCAGAATCAGCACGCGCGGCTGCATCACCATCACCGAAGCGAGATTGAGCATTTGCAACTGCCCGCCGGAGAGCGTGCTCACATCCCGGTCGAACCACTCTTGAATGCCGAAAAAACTGGCCATTTCCGCCACACGGCGCCGGATGACAGGCGTAGAAAGCCCCAGGCTTTCCAGTCCGAACGCCAGTTCGTGCCACACCTTATCCGTCACCGTCTGATTCTGGGGCTTTTGCAGCACAAACCCAATCTCCGCGGCCGCTACGCGCGCGTCCAGTTCACGCAGCGCCCTGCCGTCGTACCGCACTTCGCCGCGCACCCGCCCGAACGGGGTCAGCTCACGCTTGAGGTGCCGCACCAGCGTGCTTTTCCCCGAACCGGACGCGCCGCACAGGAGCAAAAACGCACCTTCCTCGATCTCAAGGGAGATGTCGTCCAGTGCGCGGCCGGCCTGTTTGGGATAGCGAAAGCTCAGATGGTCGATTGCAAGGAGCGCCATTTCCATTCCCCCCATCCTTCCAGCCCCGCAGGCAGGAAACAAAGTACGCCGTAAGCCGCCGCCACCGCCGCCGTGGCCGGACCCGACGTCCATTTCACATATGGGTAATACTGCACATAGACCGTGCCCGTCAGTTGCCCCAGCACACAGGCCGCCACGGCGGCCGCGATCACCGCCAGGCAAATCGCGTCCCGTCCGCAAAAACGGAAGATGGAAAACGCCGTCCGTCCAGGCAGGCCGTAGCCGCGTGCCTTCATGGAATCGGCGGTTTCCACCGCATTTTCCAGCGCCCAGGTGATGAGGATAGATAGGATGCGCATCCCATTGCGCGCCCGTTTCCAGAGATTTCCCGCACCCGTCCCCATCCCGATGGCGGCCTGCGCACGGGAAATGCGGCCGATCTGCGTTTTGAATCGCGGAATCAGCCGCAGAGTCATCGACAGCAGCAGCGCAAGCGACGGAACCGCCCGGCCGAACAGATACAGAAACTCGTCGGATGTGAATACCTCGTTGCAGCAGAAGAACCACAGCAGCATCGCGGCCAGCATCACGGACGCTGCCGCTCCGAACAGCACCGCCTCCAATGTGACGGGGTTGTCATGGATATAAAACAGCATCGTCATGCCCTGGTGGACGAACAGCGGATTAAGCACCGCCACCGCCGCAAGCATCGGCAGCGTGAACAGCAGGCTGAACCGCAGCGCCCGCGCGCGCCCGAGCAGCACCGCATACAGCATGGCGGCTGCGAACGACACCCCCAGAAACACCGGATGCATAAGCAACAGCGTGCAGATGACCACCGCCGCAAAAAATGCGAAATGGACGAGGGGATGATAGGACTGGAAACGGTTCATCATGATCTCCTCAGTTGGCGGCACCGATGTCGTGGCCGAGGTCGCAGGTGTAGGCAAAGAGCACCGTGTCTCCGCTTTTGAGCGTATACTGCGACACCCCATAGCCGGGGAACGTGCCGTTGACCGCATAGTCCCATCCACTGAGCGGCCCCGCGTCGAACTCATAGAGGTTGTTGATGCCCTCGATGTATTCGCCTGCGGCCGAACCTTTATGCTCCATCTGGATACCGTTTTTTTCGCAGACGGACACAAGCAGGTCGTAGACCGTCGCACCCGGCTTGACCGCCATGGAAGTTTCCGGCAGAATGACACCGTTTGCAGGCACCACGCGGTGGTCCTGCTTGTTGGCGGAAAGGCTGCTCCAATTCTGCACGGCCGTGTCACAGCGGATGGAGATGTTCACCCGGATGGTCTGCGGGGCGGGCGCAGAGCTCACCGGCATTTTCGGCGCGGACGAGACCGGCGCGCTTGATGCCGGCACGCTTGATGCCGGCACGCTTGATGCCGGCACGCTTGATGCCGGCACGCTCGAAACCGCCGGCGGCGCAGCGGACGACACCGCATCCGCCTGCACCTGCGCGAGCAGGTAGGGACCCGTGTTTTCGGATACCCGGATGGTGGCGGCACCGTTCACCACCTGCGCCGTGCCCGCCTGCCACAGGGCGCCGGGCTTCCCGGCGTAAAACGGATAACTGCCGTCCGCCCAGCCCTTTCCCACCGTGATGCGCAGGGAGGCCGCGCCGGGATAGCTTCCCTTTTGCTCGAGCGTAATCTGCCCGTAGGTCTGTGCGGTATCCGTGCCGTTCGGTGATACCGTCACCGGTTTATAGGAAATATGCAGATCAGCTTCGGCCGGTTTGCGGATATCCGGCCCGACGAATGTCCACGAATAGGAAACGCCGCCGCTCTTGCCGTTGTAGATAGCGATGCCTCCGCTTTGTTGCAGCCGCTGGAAATCGGCTTTGCGGACCACGCCATTCGCCGGGACGGAAGCAACCGTCGTCCTGCTTCTGGTGTTTGCGGTGCAGCCCGCAAACACCGCGGTGCAGGCGACCAGCAACGCGAACCAGATGGCCATCACGCGCTTTTTCAAAACATCATCCCCATAATCTGTCGGCCTTCGAGTTTGCAAATAAAAAAGGCCGCGCGCGGCGGCCCCGATGCTTCCCACGCTTTTAGCGCGGGAAGCAAGCAGCCGCCTTTCCTCCGAAAGAAGCTCTGTTCCACGCGATGCGGCAGGTCTCCTGACTCGAATTCTTCCGCCGCCCCGGCCTTCCCGATCTCCCGGTGGCACAAACGGAGCGTTGTCCTTCTCACAGTAGCGGAGGCTGTCACGGTTTCGCACCGTGTTCCCTTGTTTCCCGCATGCACGCGCATGCGACCGCATCGCTTGATTCTGTTTTTTATCACTCAGGCTGTATGCGCCGTTCAGGCTTCGTAGGCGCGCACCCGAAATTTGGCACCGATGGACGCGGCGATGGCGCGGCTCTCCTCGATCTGCGCGGGAGTGAGAAGGTCGAGCACCGTCATCGTCACCGACGGGATATACCGCATGCAGTCTCTGGCATAGGCCAGCACGGCGTCATACGCCGCGCGGCCGAAATCGCTGCGGCAATAGTGCTGATAGGTCGCGGCATCCGGCGCGTTGAGGCTGATGGACACCGCATCCGCCAGGCCCGCCAGCTCTTTGGCGGTTGCCCGACCATGGATAAGGTCGGCCAGTCCGTTGGTATTGATGCGCACCGGCAGCCCCGGCGCTTTTTCCTTGGCTCTCCGGATCACGTCTTTCACGGCGTCCAGCCGCTCCAGCGGTTCGCCGTAGCCGCAGAACACCAGTTCTTTATATTTGGACAGATCGTTGGCAAAGATGGCGTCCACGATCTCCTCTACGGACGGCTCGCGCTCCAACCACAGGCTGCCCGATCCATACGCGCCGTCTCCCTCGTTGCGGATGCAGAACGTGCAATGGTCGGGGCAGCGATTGGTCACATTGACATACAGCCCGTCATGTACCGGATATGTGATGGTCATACGGTCTCCTCCCCTCGGTTGATGCCAAACAGCTCGCGCGCGTTTCTCGCCGTCACCTGTGCGGTCTCCTCCGCGGAAAGCCCCATCATCTCGCCCATGCGGGCCAGCGTATGCGTCAGCATGGAGGAATCACAGCGCCGGCCGCGCAGCGGCTCGGGCGCCATATAGGGGCAGTCGGTTTCGCAGAGCACACGGTCATGCGGCAGGGTTTCCAGCACGGCGCGCGCCTTTTTGTTGTTCTTAAACGTGACAGACCCCGTAAAGCCGAGGTACAGCCCCAACTTGAGCAGCTCGCGCGCGGTCTCGGCGCTGCCGGAATAGCAATGCACCACCCCGCGCGGACGGTATTTCTGCAAAAATGCCAGCGTGTCGGCATGCGCGTCGCGGTCGTGCACGATGACCGGCAGGTCCAGTTCTCTGGCCAGCTCAAGCTGGCCGGCAAACCATTTGTGCTGGAGCTCGCGCGGGACATCCCAGTGATAGTCCAGCCCGATCTCCCCGATGGCGGCCACCGGAAAGGATTCCGCCAACCGCTTGATCTCCGCCAGGTCACCCGAGGCGGCGTCCGCCGCCTCTTCGGGGTGGATACCCACCGCCGCGTGACAGAACGGATACGCTTTAGCCAGCTCCACACAGGCGGCGCTGTCAGCCGCCGTCGTGCCCGCATTGAGCACATCGGTCACGCCCGCGGCGGGCAGACCGCCCAGCACGGCCGCACGGTCGGCGTCAAACGCATGGTCGGCATAGTGCGCGTGTGAATCAAAGATTTCCATATTATTACCGGACCTTCGCGCCGGAAGGAATAGCGCCGTCCACAAACAGTACACGCGCGGCGGCACCGTCGTCGGCCGCCAGAATCATCCCCTGGCTCTCCACCCCGCAGAGTTTGGCGGGCGCGAGATTTGCGACCAATATGATTTTTTTACCGGGCAGGTCTTCCGGCGCATACCATTGCGCGATGCCCGAAACCACCTGGCGCGCTTCGCCGCCCACATCCAGTTCCAACCGAAGCAGTTTTTTCGATTTTTTAATTTTTTCGGCGGCTTTGATCTCGGCCACGCGCAACTCCACTTTGCCGAACTCGTCGATGCCGATGCGCGCCACGCCCGCAGGCGCGTCATCCGCTTTCTTCGCGTCCGCTTCGGCGGTCGGAGTTTCCGCCGGGCCGGGCGTGATCTGCGCCAGCGCTTCCAACTCAGCCGGAATGTCCAGCCGAGGGAACAGCGCCGCCCCTTTTTGCACACGCAGGCCGTCGGGCAGCACATCGAACCGTGCGGTGTCCGACCAGTCGGGCACGCCTTCAGGCAAGCCGAGCTGTCTTCTGATCTCCGCCGCGGTAGCGGGCATGAACGGCGCGATGCAGACGGAGATCAACCGCACCGATTCGCAGAGGTTGCGCAGCACCTGCGCCAGCCGGGGCTTATCCGCCTCGTTTTTGGCCAGTATCCACGGCGCGGTCTCATCAATGTATTTGTTGGTGCGGGAAACAAACTTCCAGATATCCGCCAGCGCGTTGGAAAACTGGAACGCATCCATATCCGCTTCCACGGCTTTAGCCGTTTCGGCCGCCAGCGCACGCAACTTGTCGTCGAACGGGCCGGATTCTCCTGCGGCGGGCAATACGCCGCCGAAATACTTCTCCACCATCGCCACCGTGCGGGAAACGAGATTGCCCAGATCGTTGGCCAGGTCGGCGTTGATGCGGCCAAGCAGGGCCTCGGTGGAAAACGTGCTGTCCGCCCCGAACGGGATCTCCCGCAGCAGGAAGTAGCGGATGGCGTCCACACTGTACCGCTTGCAGAGCAGCACGGGATCGACCACATTGCCCTTGGATTTGGACATCTTATCCCCGCCCAACAGCAGCCACCCGTGCCCGAACACGCGCTTGGGGAGCGGCTCGCCCAGCGCCATCAGGATAGCCGGCCAGATGATGGTGTGGAACCGCACGATCTCTTTGGCCATCAGGTGCACGTCGGCGGGCCAGTATTTGCGGTAGTCCGCATCGTTCTCCGTGCCGTAGCCCAGCGCGGTGATATAGTTGCTGAGCGCGTCGATCCAGACATAGATGACATGGCCGGGGTCGAAATCCACCGGGATGCCCCAAGTAAACGATGTGCGCGACACGCAGAGGTCCTCCAACCCGGGCTTGATGAAGTTGTTGACCATCTCGTGCATGCGCGAGGGCGGCGAGATGAACTCCGGATGCGCTTTGTAATGCTCGACAAGCCGGTCGGCATATTTGGAAAGGCGGAAGAAATAGGCTTCCTCCTCCGCCCGTTTCACCTCGCGGCCGCAGTCGGGACACTTTCCGTCCTTGAGCTGCGTCTCCGTCCAGAACGACTCGCAGGGGCGGCAGTACCAGCCCTCGTATTTGCCTTTATAGATATCGCCCTGCTCATACAGCCGCCGGAAGATCTGCTGCACCACTTTTTCATGAGCCGCGTCGGTGGTGCGAATAAACCGGTCATAGGATATATCAAGCAGCTTCCAGAGCGACTTGATCTCCGCCACGATCTCATCAACGTATGCTTTCGGGGTCTTGCCCGCAGCCTCAGCCCGCTCCTCGATCTTCTGGCCATGCTCATCCGTACCGGTGAGGAACAGCACGTCGTAACCCTGCATCCGCCGAAAGCGCGCCATCGCGTCCCCCGCCACCGTGGTGTAGCCATGCCCGATGTGCAGCGTGCCGGACGTGTAATAAATAGGGGTGGTGATATAATAGGTTTTTTTCATGGTGGACGCCTCCCGCTTTGCATGACGAACCCCACTCCCGCCCGAACCGGGCACGGCAGCCGGATTCCCATTCCTTTTATTATACCAACTGGGCGCCATAAATTCAACTCGCGCGCCAAACTCGGGCGCCCCAGCGTTTCCACGGGCTGTCTCGCGCCCGCAGCCTCCCCCTCCGGCATGCACACCCCGGGCCGGCGCAAATAAAAGACCGCCCCGTAAAACGGGACGGTCAAGTGCCGAAGGCGTGTCATTTTAACACATAGATGTTGACAGTTCTTTTCCCGAACGCATCGCATTGTGCCTGTGTCGGGAAAAAGAGATCGGTGAGGACGCCGCTTCCGTTGGACACAAACCCGCCGGTATCGGCTGCGACCGCGGTGCCGTAAACAAATGAGCGGTCGGGCGTGGCGATATACAGCTTGGTGCCATACGGGATCTTGTTGGGGTTTACGGCGACCAACCCTTTTGCCACCTGTTGCCCGGTGGCGGTGTAGGTTCCCTGCGCTTGCGTATAGGCGGTAGCGATCCCGGTGAACACGGTGGAATAAGCACCGGGGACGCCATCCGCCGCGCCGTCCACAGTGGTGGACTTGGCGGTTTTGGTCGAAACAGACGAACTAAGTGAAGATTTGAGGTTGAGCGGCGAGGCGGTACCGACGACGACCTGTTCGTTGACCGGCGATGTGGTGGAGCGGCCGGTCTCAGCCTGCTCCGCCAGCTTTCCGTCTACATATTTTAAACGTAGCGTCACTGTTTCGACGCCGTTCTGACCGGCCACGAGGACGTTGCGCGTGCCTTGCGCCAGCGTGGAGTCCTGCGTGGTCTGCGTCTGATACGGGATCGGGTTCTGCACGGTGCTCGTCTCATAGCGCACGCGCGTGACCGCGATGTTCATCCCGCGGGCGATTGCCTGATCGGGCTTCACACTCACGGTGTCGTCTGCGCCGAGCTTCACACCGGCTTTTTGCAGTGCGTCCGCCACCTTGCCGGTGGCGATCATGATTTCCTGTGTTTTCCCGTCCGCAGTAACCGGAACGGGGAAGGCCGTAAAGAAATCGATGCGGCCGTACTGGTTGTGGATACCCGTGAAGGTATACCGGTCGTCCTTGGAAAGGCGGATGCCGCTTTGCCGCAAAATCGCGTCCGGATCAGACCGGAACGTATAGATTGTCCGCGTACCGCTGCCGTCTGTGATCTGAATGACCTTGGTGTTGAGCACGACCGCCGTGATAGAGACGGACGCCAACGCGGCGCATAACAGAATGGCAAAGGTTCGGGTTCTGACAAGCGGCAGGATCCTGCGTCCCCATTGGGACGCGGTTTCCCGCGCGGTTGCCAGGCGGCTCAGCGACCACCGGATCTCCGGCAGGGGACTGGGGCCAAATTTCACGATTACATTGCTCCTTTTTTCCGTAATTCTTTGTTTCGGCACACGGAAAAACACGCCTACCCCCACGTTCTATATCTGTTATGTGCGGGGGTTTCGCCTATTATATTGCATGGCGGGGGGAGCTGTCAAGGCGGATTTGGCCTGAACAATCTGTTTTGTTTTGTCAAAATACGAAAAACAGAGGCAGAATATTGTCGAAAGAAACAAAAAAACGCACAAATCACGGAGCGTGATTGTACGTTTTTTAGATTTTTCACATATGAAAAAGCAAGCTCAGCGTTTGGAGAACTGCGGCGCACGGCGCGCGGCTTTCAAGCCGTACTTCTTACGTTCTTTCATGCGCGGATCGCGGGTAAGGAACCCGGCTTTTTTGAGGACGGGACGGAAATCCTCGCCCGCCTGCAACAGCGCGCGGGAAAGGCCGTGGCGCACCGCGCCCGCCTGACCGGAAACGCCGCCGCCCGCCACGCGGGCCACGATGTCGTAGCGGCCGAGCGTCTTGGTCACTTCCATGGGCTGGCGCACGATCAGTTTCAAGGTCTCCAGGCCGAAATATTCATCGATATCGCGGTCGTTGATGGTGATGCTGCCGGTGCCCGGATACACGCGCACGCGCGCGACAGAGCTCTTCCGGCGGCCGGTGCCATAAAAATACGGTTTCTCGTTATACATTGCCTTTCCCCCTTATCAAAGCGCCCAGACTTC
Proteins encoded in this region:
- a CDS encoding ECF transporter S component; translated protein: MSVKRNSLRLKVASVLLLVVIPCMLAAGVALGNRTYAVVSPVVLLLSMLPFFLVFEKRKPKARELVPIAVMAAVAAAGRLAFAALPQFKPIVAVVIITAFAFGPEAGFLTGAVAMLASNLFFGQGPWTPWQMFCCGMIGFLAGLLRRSGWLRHRWSVCLFGFLSGYLYGLIIDVWSVSAFTSRFTWQLLLAAYASGFLFDTILGAATAFFLFVLERPLCKKLERIRMKFGLLEETDPGQPDSEDW
- a CDS encoding ABC transporter ATP-binding protein translates to MEMALLAIDHLSFRYPKQAGRALDDISLEIEEGAFLLLCGASGSGKSTLVRHLKRELTPFGRVRGEVRYDGRALRELDARVAAAEIGFVLQKPQNQTVTDKVWHELAFGLESLGLSTPVIRRRVAEMASFFGIQEWFDRDVSTLSGGQLQMLNLASVMVMQPRVLILDEPTAQLDPIAAADFLETVRRINRTLAVTVVLTEHRLEEVFPMADRVAVMDGGRLLCCDTPRRVAEAFASGGAEHALFAGFPAAARIYAGAGGTGECPLTVREGSRWLQRHCPVPAVQGTEAGVPSKTQADGKAIPAVRMWDVWFRYDKKGRDVLRGASMKVYGGQIACLLGGNGVGKSTVLETIAGLHRPHRGTLELLGEKSTAYGGAEQYRGVVAMLPQDPQLLFVKDTVREDLAEADDGERLADVVREMELEALLERHPYDLSGGEQQKAAFAKLLLRGPRVILLDEPTKGLDAPFKQAFAAVLRRLAGQGTAILMATHDVEFAASFADRCLLFFNGTVVSEDAPVPFFAGNNFYTSAANRIARRVFPDAVTCEEVVQRCRSSETPCG
- a CDS encoding energy-coupling factor transporter transmembrane component T is translated as MPTPATSATTSVPPTEEIMMNRFQSYHPLVHFAFFAAVVICTLLLMHPVFLGVSFAAAMLYAVLLGRARALRFSLLFTLPMLAAVAVLNPLFVHQGMTMLFYIHDNPVTLEAVLFGAAASVMLAAMLLWFFCCNEVFTSDEFLYLFGRAVPSLALLLSMTLRLIPRFKTQIGRISRAQAAIGMGTGAGNLWKRARNGMRILSILITWALENAVETADSMKARGYGLPGRTAFSIFRFCGRDAICLAVIAAAVAACVLGQLTGTVYVQYYPYVKWTSGPATAAVAAAYGVLCFLPAGLEGWGEWKWRSLQSTI
- a CDS encoding DUF4430 domain-containing protein, giving the protein MKKRVMAIWFALLVACTAVFAGCTANTRSRTTVASVPANGVVRKADFQRLQQSGGIAIYNGKSGGVSYSWTFVGPDIRKPAEADLHISYKPVTVSPNGTDTAQTYGQITLEQKGSYPGAASLRITVGKGWADGSYPFYAGKPGALWQAGTAQVVNGAATIRVSENTGPYLLAQVQADAVSSAAPPAVSSVPASSVPASSVPASSVPASSAPVSSAPKMPVSSAPAPQTIRVNISIRCDTAVQNWSSLSANKQDHRVVPANGVILPETSMAVKPGATVYDLLVSVCEKNGIQMEHKGSAAGEYIEGINNLYEFDAGPLSGWDYAVNGTFPGYGVSQYTLKSGDTVLFAYTCDLGHDIGAAN
- a CDS encoding TIGR04100 family radical SAM protein, which codes for MTITYPVHDGLYVNVTNRCPDHCTFCIRNEGDGAYGSGSLWLEREPSVEEIVDAIFANDLSKYKELVFCGYGEPLERLDAVKDVIRRAKEKAPGLPVRINTNGLADLIHGRATAKELAGLADAVSISLNAPDAATYQHYCRSDFGRAAYDAVLAYARDCMRYIPSVTMTVLDLLTPAQIEESRAIAASIGAKFRVRAYEA
- a CDS encoding TatD family hydrolase, whose translation is MEIFDSHAHYADHAFDADRAAVLGGLPAAGVTDVLNAGTTAADSAACVELAKAYPFCHAAVGIHPEEAADAASGDLAEIKRLAESFPVAAIGEIGLDYHWDVPRELQHKWFAGQLELARELDLPVIVHDRDAHADTLAFLQKYRPRGVVHCYSGSAETARELLKLGLYLGFTGSVTFKNNKKARAVLETLPHDRVLCETDCPYMAPEPLRGRRCDSSMLTHTLARMGEMMGLSAEETAQVTARNARELFGINRGEETV
- the metG gene encoding methionine--tRNA ligase, with protein sequence MAPSWYNKRNGNPAAVPGSGGSGVRHAKREASTMKKTYYITTPIYYTSGTLHIGHGYTTVAGDAMARFRRMQGYDVLFLTGTDEHGQKIEERAEAAGKTPKAYVDEIVAEIKSLWKLLDISYDRFIRTTDAAHEKVVQQIFRRLYEQGDIYKGKYEGWYCRPCESFWTETQLKDGKCPDCGREVKRAEEEAYFFRLSKYADRLVEHYKAHPEFISPPSRMHEMVNNFIKPGLEDLCVSRTSFTWGIPVDFDPGHVIYVWIDALSNYITALGYGTENDADYRKYWPADVHLMAKEIVRFHTIIWPAILMALGEPLPKRVFGHGWLLLGGDKMSKSKGNVVDPVLLCKRYSVDAIRYFLLREIPFGADSTFSTEALLGRINADLANDLGNLVSRTVAMVEKYFGGVLPAAGESGPFDDKLRALAAETAKAVEADMDAFQFSNALADIWKFVSRTNKYIDETAPWILAKNEADKPRLAQVLRNLCESVRLISVCIAPFMPATAAEIRRQLGLPEGVPDWSDTARFDVLPDGLRVQKGAALFPRLDIPAELEALAQITPGPAETPTAEADAKKADDAPAGVARIGIDEFGKVELRVAEIKAAEKIKKSKKLLRLELDVGGEARQVVSGIAQWYAPEDLPGKKIILVANLAPAKLCGVESQGMILAADDGAAARVLFVDGAIPSGAKVR
- a CDS encoding G5 domain-containing protein encodes the protein MKFGPSPLPEIRWSLSRLATARETASQWGRRILPLVRTRTFAILLCAALASVSITAVVLNTKVIQITDGSGTRTIYTFRSDPDAILRQSGIRLSKDDRYTFTGIHNQYGRIDFFTAFPVPVTADGKTQEIMIATGKVADALQKAGVKLGADDTVSVKPDQAIARGMNIAVTRVRYETSTVQNPIPYQTQTTQDSTLAQGTRNVLVAGQNGVETVTLRLKYVDGKLAEQAETGRSTTSPVNEQVVVGTASPLNLKSSLSSSVSTKTAKSTTVDGAADGVPGAYSTVFTGIATAYTQAQGTYTATGQQVAKGLVAVNPNKIPYGTKLYIATPDRSFVYGTAVAADTGGFVSNGSGVLTDLFFPTQAQCDAFGKRTVNIYVLK
- the rpsI gene encoding 30S ribosomal protein S9, which encodes MYNEKPYFYGTGRRKSSVARVRVYPGTGSITINDRDIDEYFGLETLKLIVRQPMEVTKTLGRYDIVARVAGGGVSGQAGAVRHGLSRALLQAGEDFRPVLKKAGFLTRDPRMKERKKYGLKAARRAPQFSKR